Proteins encoded together in one Citromicrobium bathyomarinum window:
- the fliF gene encoding flagellar basal-body MS-ring/collar protein FliF — MAGLVPANAPQGAAGSHPPGQGSVLEPLMNGQGNMGQRARAFAAQPVVKKALPWFVGMAGLGIAALLWATLAPGPQRVLYSSLDDASRASVVATLDQAGIDYQINNNTGALSVSESDLYRARMVVASNGSIAAPETGAQMIENLPLGASRTLEGDRLRAAQERELMLTVQEIDGVESVRVHIAKAERSVFVRENVAPSASIMVRMAPGRELADSQVSAIVNLVAGSVPGLSPDAVRVVDQHGKLLTDKREGAGNERLDLQTQMEAKLTAQVDQLLSPMIGADAFSSQVQVELDMNEVTSARESYDKDGAIRRETTQQSSTSQAPAAGIPGATANTPPADPQLADRAPQDTPPADGAQTMGDTSASRTYELGREVSVSNLTPGALKRVSVAVAIDKNAMANANAADIKKIEELVSAAVGAQDARGDKVTVMIRPFTEAVVDKPAFYETGWFAMVVRNAVALLAVLLVLLLAVRPALKMLKGKGAKGDKAGADAGGAHDAAQIMLPASGFDREDLDAQIQLAQRIAREQPDDAVLALRRMLAEPVTSEAAR; from the coding sequence ATGGCCGGTCTGGTTCCCGCCAACGCGCCGCAAGGTGCTGCTGGGTCTCATCCACCCGGTCAAGGCTCCGTGCTGGAGCCGCTGATGAACGGCCAGGGCAATATGGGCCAGCGCGCCCGTGCCTTCGCCGCGCAGCCGGTGGTGAAGAAGGCCCTGCCGTGGTTCGTCGGCATGGCCGGGCTCGGCATTGCCGCGCTGCTGTGGGCGACCCTCGCCCCCGGCCCGCAACGCGTGCTCTATTCCTCGCTCGACGATGCGAGCCGCGCCTCGGTGGTCGCCACCCTCGACCAGGCGGGGATCGACTATCAGATCAATAACAACACCGGCGCGCTCAGCGTCAGCGAAAGCGATCTGTATCGCGCGCGCATGGTGGTTGCCTCCAACGGCTCGATCGCGGCGCCGGAAACCGGTGCCCAGATGATCGAGAACCTGCCGCTGGGCGCCAGCCGCACACTGGAAGGCGATCGCCTGCGCGCCGCACAGGAACGCGAGCTGATGCTGACGGTGCAGGAAATCGACGGCGTCGAAAGCGTTCGCGTGCATATCGCCAAGGCCGAACGATCGGTCTTCGTGCGCGAGAATGTCGCGCCGTCCGCCTCGATCATGGTCCGGATGGCTCCGGGCCGCGAACTCGCCGACAGTCAGGTCTCCGCGATCGTCAACCTCGTCGCCGGATCGGTGCCGGGCCTCTCGCCCGATGCGGTGCGCGTGGTCGACCAGCACGGCAAGCTGCTGACCGACAAGCGCGAGGGTGCTGGCAACGAACGGCTCGACCTGCAGACCCAGATGGAAGCCAAGCTGACCGCGCAGGTCGACCAGCTGCTCTCCCCGATGATCGGGGCGGACGCCTTTTCCAGCCAGGTCCAGGTCGAACTCGACATGAACGAGGTCACCTCGGCGCGCGAAAGCTATGACAAGGACGGCGCGATCCGGCGCGAGACGACGCAGCAAAGCTCGACCTCGCAGGCTCCCGCCGCGGGCATCCCGGGGGCGACGGCCAACACCCCGCCCGCCGATCCGCAACTGGCGGACCGCGCACCGCAGGATACCCCGCCCGCCGACGGCGCGCAGACGATGGGCGACACCTCCGCATCGCGCACCTACGAACTGGGCCGCGAAGTCTCGGTCTCCAACCTCACTCCCGGCGCGCTCAAGCGGGTGTCGGTCGCGGTTGCGATCGACAAGAACGCGATGGCCAATGCCAATGCCGCCGACATCAAGAAGATCGAGGAACTGGTTTCCGCAGCGGTCGGCGCGCAGGACGCGCGCGGCGACAAGGTCACCGTGATGATCCGCCCCTTCACCGAAGCGGTGGTCGACAAGCCGGCCTTCTACGAGACCGGCTGGTTCGCGATGGTCGTGCGCAACGCGGTCGCCCTGCTCGCGGTGCTGCTGGTGCTGCTGCTGGCGGTTCGCCCCGCGCTCAAGATGCTCAAGGGCAAGGGAGCAAAGGGCGACAAGGCAGGCGCAGACGCAGGCGGTGCCCATGACGCGGCGCAGATCATGCTGCCTGCCAGCGGGTTCGACCGGGAAGACCTCGACGCGCAGATCCAGCTCGCCCAGCGGATCGCCCGCGAGCAGCCCGACGACGCGGTGCTGGCGCTCAGGCGCATGCTCGCCGAGCCGGTGACGAGTGAGGCCGCACGATGA